From a region of the Zingiber officinale cultivar Zhangliang chromosome 4B, Zo_v1.1, whole genome shotgun sequence genome:
- the LOC121976844 gene encoding endoglucanase 12-like → MHSMNHWGGTFEIGAEGTTDDEHSRNMDLDRAALSRQQLDETQQSWLLAGPQESKKKDKYVDLGCLIVKRKVLKWILYGFLFAVVVIAVPIIIAKSIPKHRKPPPPPDQYSQALHKALMFFNAQKSGRLPKNNGVPWRGDSGLSDGSTLDDVKGGLVGGYYDAGDNIKFHFPMAFSMTLLSWSVVEYSDKYKDLGEYDHVRDLIKWGTDYLLKTFNSSATTISKIYSQVGVATNASTTPDDHYCWMRPEDMDYPRPVQQASSAPDLGGEVAAALAAASIVFRDDAAYSKKLLRGAAAVYKFARDQGHRTPYSRGNLAIELFYNSTGYWDEYMWSAAWMYYASGNGSYALFATDPRLPNNAKAFMQIPDLGVFSWDNKLPGAQLLLTRLRLFLNPGYPYEESLSRYQNATGLNICMDLQRFNVFNYTPGGLVQLNHGRPQPLQYVVNAAFLSSLYADYLDAANVPGYYCGPYYLSTDNLRSFARAQVNYILGDNPLKMSYVVGHGNKYPKHVHHRGASIPHNGVKYSCTGGYKWRDAKTDNPNTIIGAMVGGPDRNDRFSDVRTNYGYTEPTMAGNAGLVAALISLTTTTGSAGVDKNTIFSAVPPMYPASPPPPTPWSP, encoded by the exons ATGCATTCGATGAATCATTGGGGCGGGACGTTCGAGATCGGCGCGGAGGGGACGACGGACGACGAGCATAGCCGGAATATGGACTTGGACCGGGCGGCGCTTTCACGGCAACAGCTGGACGAGACGCAACAGAGCTGGCTGCTGGCGGGGCCGCAGGAGTCGAAGAAGAAAGACAAGTACGTCGATCTAGGCTGCCTCATCGTCAAGCGCAAGGTCCTCAAGTGGATCCTCTACGGCTTCCTCTTCGCCGTCGTCGTCATCGCCGTTCCTATCATAATCGCCAAGTCCATCCCCAAGCACAGgaagccgccgccgccgcccgaCCAGTACTCGCAAGCCCTCCACAAGGCGCTCATGTTCTTCAACGCGCAAAAAT CTGGTCGGCTGCCCAAGAACAACGGCGTGCCGTGGCGTGGAGACTCTGGGCTCAGCGACGGGTCGACGCTCGACGACGTGAAGGGTGGTCTGGTCGGTGGTTACTACGACGCTGGCGACAACATAAAGTTCCATTTCCCCATGGCGTTCTCGATGACGCTGCTGAGTTGGTCCGTGGTCGAGTACAGCGACAAGTACAAGGATCTCGGAGAATACGACCATGTCCGAGACCTTATCAAATGGGGAACGGATTACTTGCTCAAGACCTTCAACTCTTCAGCCACCACCATCAGCAAGATATACAGCCAG GTTGGTGTGGCGACAAACGCGTCGACGACGCCCGACGATCACTACTGCTGGATGAGGCCGGAGGACATGGACTACCCCCGGCCGGTGCAGCAGGCCAGCTCGGCGCCTGACTTGGGAGGGGAGGTCGCGGCGGCCCTGGCGGCGGCCTCGATCGTGTTCCGCGACGACGCGGCGTACTCGAAGAAGCTGCTCCGGGGCGCCGCGGCGGTGTACAAATTCGCGCGCGACCAGGGGCACCGCACGCCCTACAGCCGGGGGAACCTGGCCATCGAGTTGTTCTACAACTCGACGGGGTACTGGGACGAGTACATGTGGAGCGCGGCGTGGATGTATTACGCCAGCGGCAACGGCAGCTACGCCCTCTTCGCCACCGACCCCCGCCTGCCCAACAACGCCAAGGCCTTCATGCAGATCCCCGACCTCGGCGTCTTCAGTTGGGACAACAAACTGCCCGGCGCCCAGCTGCTCCTCACCCGCCTGAGGCTCTTCTTGAACCCCGGCTACCCCTACGAGGAGAGCCTCAGCCGCTACCAAAATGCTACCGGCCTCAACATTTGCATGGACCTCCAGAGATTCAATGTCTTCAACTACACGCCag GTGGACTAGTGCAACTAAATCACGGCCGGCCTCAGCCACTGCAATACGTCGTGAATGCTGCCTTCCTCTCCTCCCTGTACGCCGATTACTTGGACGCTGCCAACGTGCCCGGCTATTACTGCGGCCCTTACTACTTATCTACCGATAACCTTCGGAGCTTCGCTAGAGCTCAG GTGAACTACATCTTAGGAGACAACCCATTGAAGATGAGCTACGTTGTGGGGCACGGGAACAAGTACCCGAAGCACGTCCACCACCGGGGAGCGTCCATCCCTCACAACGGCGTCAAGTACTCCTGCACCGGCGGGTACAAGTGGAGAGACGCCAAGACCGATAATCCCAATACCATCATTGGAGCCATGGTGGGTGGTCCcgaccggaatgaccgcttctCGGACGTACGAACCAACTACGGGTACACGGAGCCGACGATGGCAGGCAATGCAGGCCTCGTCGCGGCGCTCATCTCCTTGACGACCACCACAGGCAGTGCCGGCGTCGACAAGAACACCATCTTCTCTGCCGTGCCGCCCATGTATCCTGCATCGCCGCCCCCTCCAACACCTTGGAGTCCGTGA